One part of the Quercus lobata isolate SW786 chromosome 7, ValleyOak3.0 Primary Assembly, whole genome shotgun sequence genome encodes these proteins:
- the LOC115952856 gene encoding calmodulin binding protein PICBP-like isoform X2 — MLSLTNESSFYQNQESSDMGGTEPKKKLKKLRSVKLSRLPSLRSSTRRAKSRSNHLPIVLSANVSSSGQSTPFEMSDGSPNFVKATSSADAKKETSQNSVTRLIRRSSFKPGKSLTRMSSLRYKRPLMSKSSGGTELQRKLKKSRSMKKASFKGSSLSTRSTESGYQASPHTSESSFSSNGQIRKKTRAPNPKPVFSGNKSVRIITRTSSLKPMKVLTKMGTFKSKKNSMGRCSNTCQISDSSMRKATCSSTLKNSKFPVSLELLPGGHESERNSIMKVCPYTYCSLHGHHHNDSPPLKRFISTKRSLLKTQKSMKRDSQFLKGSRSGNMKKGIQKNKMVHNGDPAARKSRRAISPIEEKAGRDFTVDIYAEPEATSNAVATSGGKDEGLSDFDYDTEMLHSERSQPHIYEATHMERREERSVASNHHDEEVNSILTDDMYNGDSESFGENFKANCLIVEPPDGYRRPILDRFVESTGSNSVVSSDIDHEPMEEEITGGEEKKGCSNDVEGKRQFKNQKYIRMWRLLYKHAVVGIDGKVENQHHLDGVDSEEQVEDGNNLLGMNNSSSSEDFSETNEDTAKESHDTYQQRNELSQIDAIKLVQEAVDNVLLQDFQDNSTDDQSITSSTSSDQELLGKSHGEGGDRSMSDSSEPAKDSMIQDTKAIWLNINTISTPKDEKAASEVGNKSDKKMPKGWSNLKRIILLKRFVKALEKVRNFKPRGPRYLSLKPDPEAEKVNLRRQTTDERKNTEEWMLDHALQQVISKLAPAQKQKVALLVEAFEKVLPLQEIETSQRSNAAVCTRANSIQSCNGFSIQSGEETCQERSYEESAENLPRKTSYLEKEFKDYPDQVGDFLTDKQQTPVKFSELGADLESCCIKTEHDILASQATKEDWKEKKIVAINLDKVDNKFILADDLPDSINSCSPEVKVPSSCDEFSLKPEDIVSTCHEEVQENGEVSREFTSSSEPCNSGSESIATREERGGAKPESQSLPGFSPIEESKHCSTADVANDTQFEKQKNMGLWGLVYKHMVSALAENDETKPHLDEAGKEEQASNANSLPVPSISNSCQNFSEINQDMEIDNKPDDQKVELQRIEAIKLVEEAIDEILLPEMQDHSTDDQQITSGINPDKELSEEKGGEGGEPFILKCKILDKDSFVESENTDSEVKRLISDSVSTQEEEKTEMKVGKKSNQQITRSWSNVKKLILLKRFIKAVVKVRKFNPREPRYLPSELDPEAEKVHLRHQDMDQKKNAEEWMLDYALQQVVAKLTPERKRKVELLVKAFETVTPTIGS; from the exons ATGTTGTCATTAACCAATGAATCATCTTTTTATCAGAATCAAGAAAGTAGTGACATGGGAGGAACAGAGCCAAAGAAGAAGCTGAAGAAATTGAGGTCAGTCAAGCTTTCAAGATTGCCAAGCTTAAGATCATCCACAAGGAGGGCTAAATCTCGATCCAATCACCTTCCCATTGTCTTATCTGCTAATGTATCAAGCTCAGGGCAGTCAACTCCATTTGAAATGTCAGATGGATCTCCAAATTTTGTGAAGGCCACAAGCAGTGCAGATGCAAAGAAGGAAACTTCGCAG AATTCAGTGACAAGGTTGATAAGGAGATCAAGTTTTAAGCCTGGGAAGAGTTTAACAAGAATGTCTAGTTTGAGGTACAAGAGGCCTTTGATGAGTAAAAGCTCTGGAGGGACAGAGTTgcagaggaaactgaagaagtCAAGATCAATGAAGAAGGCAAGTTTTAAGGGGTCAAGTCTATCCACAAGAAGCACGGAATCTGGCTATCAGGCAAGTCCCCATACTTCTGAATCCAGTTTTAGTAGCAATGGtcaaattaggaaaaaaacaagAGCTCCAAATCCAAAACCAGTCTTTTCTGGTAACAAATCTGTGAGAATTATAACAAGAACATCAAGTTTGAAACCCATGAAAGTGTTAACAAAAATGGGTActttcaaatcaaagaaaaattccaTGGGGAGATGTTCTAACACATGTCAAATCTCGGACTCAAGCATGCGTAAAGCTACCTGTTCTTCAACTCTCAAGAACTCCAA ATTCCCTGTCTCCTTGGAGCTTCTTCCTGGAGGACATGAATCTGAAAGAAATTCAATCATGAAGGTTTGTCCATACACTTACTGCTCTCTTCATGGCCATCACCATAATGATTCACCTCCATTGAAGCGCTTCATATCTACAAAGCGGAGTTTATTGAAGACCCAGAAGAGCATGAAACGGGACAGTCAATTTCTTAAAGGCAGCCGATCTGGAAATATGAAGAAAGGGATTCAGAAAAACAAAATGGTCCACAATGGAGATCCTGCAGCTCGTAAATCCCGCAGAGCTATCTCTCCCATTGAAGAAAAAGCAGGCAGGGACTTCACTGTAGATATATATGCTGAACCAGAAGCCACATCAAATGCAGTAGCCACTTCAGGTGGAAAAGATGAAGGGCTCAGTGATTTTGATTATGATACTGAGATGCTGCATAGTGAAAGGTCACAGCCACATATATATGAAGCCACTCATATggaaagaagagaagagagaagtgtTGCATCCAACCATCATGATGAAGAGGTTAATTCCATTCTCACTGATGACATGTACAATGGTGATTCAGAATCATTTGGCGAAAATTTTAAGGCCAATTGTTTAATTGTTGAACCACCTGATGGATATAGAAGACCAATCCTTGATAGATTTGTGGAATCAACAGGAAGTAACAGTGTGGTCTCTTCTGATATTGATCATGAGCCAATGGAGGAAGAAATTACAGGCggtgaagaaaagaaaggatgtTCAAACGATGTAGAAGGCAAGAGGCAGTTTAAAAATCAGAAATATATCAGAATGTGGCGCTTGCTATATAAGCATGCAGTGGTAGGTATTGATGGAAAAGTTGAAAACCAGCATCATCTAGATGGAGTGGACAGTGAAGAACAAGTGGAAGATGGCAACAACTTGCTTGGAATGAACAACTCTAGTTCTTCTGAGGATTTTTCTGAAACAAATGAAGACACCGCTAAGGAAAGTCACGATACATACCAACAAAGGAATGAGCTCAGCCAGATTGATGCCATTAAGCTGGTACAAGAAGCAGTCGATAATGTCCTTCTCCAAGACTTTCAAGACAACTCAACTGATGATCAATCAATTACTAGTAGCACAAGTTCAGACCAGGAACTCTTAGGAAAGAGTCATGGTGAGGGTGGGGATCGGAGCATGTCAGATTCCAGCGAGCCTGCTAAAGACAGTATGATACAAGATACAAAAGCAATATGGCTCAACATCAATACTATTAGTACTCCCAAAGATGAGAAAGCAGCATCTGAGGTGGGAAACAAATCTGACAAGAAAATGCCCAAGGGATGGAGCAATTTGAAAAGGATAATCCTCCTCAAGAGATTTGTCAAGGCACTGGAGAAGGTGAGGAATTTCAAACCCCGAGGGCCACGATATCTATCTTTGAAGCCTGATCCAGAAGCAGAAAAAGTTAATCTGAGGCGCCAAACAACAGACGAGAGAAAAAACACTGAGGAATGGATGCTTGATCATGCACTTCAACAGGTCATTTCTAAATTAGCTCCagctcaaaaacaaaaagtagcaCTGCTTGTAGAAGCTTTTGAGAAAGTACTTCCACTTCAAGAAATTGAAACTAGCCAGAGGTCCAATGCAGCAGTTTGCACTCGAGCAAATTCCATTCAATCCTGTAATGGTTTTTCAATTCAAAGTGGAGAAGAAACATGTCAAGAAAGAAGTTATGAAGAGTCTGCTGAGAACTTGCCAAGAAAAACATCATATCTAGAGAAAGAATTCAAAGACTATCCAGACCAAGTCGGCGATTTTCTTACAGACAAACAGCAAACTCCAGTGAAATTTTCTGAGCTTGGAGCAGATTTGGAGAGTTGCTGCATTAAAACAGAACATGACATTCTTGCTTCTCAAGCCACCAAAGAAGActggaaggaaaagaaaattgttgcCATCAATCTTGATAAGGTGGACAACAAATTCATTCTTGCTGATGATCTGCCTGATTCCATCAACAGTTGTTCACCGGAGGTCAAAGTCCCCAGCTCATGTGATGAATTCTCCTTGAAGCCAGAGGACATTGTGAGCACCTGTCACGAAGAAGTTCAAGAGAATGGAGAAGTCTCCAGAGAATTTACTTCAAGTTCAGAACCTTGCAACAGTGGTTCTGAATCAATTGCAACCCGGGAAGAAAGAGGAGGAGCTAAGCCAGAATCTCAGTCCCTTCCAGGGTTTTCTCCAATTGAAGAATCTAAGCATTGTTCCACCGCTGATGTAGCAAATGATACACAAtttgaaaaacagaaaaacatgGGGCTGTGGGGCTTAGTATATAAGCACATGGTATCAGCTCTTGCAGAAAATGATGAAACCAAGCCACATCTTGATGAAGCAGGTAAAGAAGAACAAGCGAGCAATGCAAACTCATTGCCTGTACCAAGCATCTCCAATTCTTGTCAAAATTTCtcagaaataaatcaagacATGGAAATAGATAACAAGCCAGATGACCAGAAGGTTGAACTCCAACGTATTGAGGCCATTAAGCTCGTAGAAGAAGCAATTGATGAAATCCTTCTTCCAGAAATGCAAGACCACTCAACTGATGATCAACAAATCACTAGTGGCATAAATCCAGATAAAGAGCTCTCAGAAGAGAAAGGTGGTGAAGGAGGGGAACCATTCATCTTGAAGtgcaaaattttggataaaGACAGCTTCGTGGAGTCTGAAAATACAGATTCAGAAGTAAAAAGGCTCATATCTGATAGTGTCAGTACccaagaagaagagaaaacagaAATGAAGGTGGGAAAGAAATCTAACCAGCAAATAACAAGGAGCTGGAGCAATGTGAAAAAGTTGATCCTACTTAAAAGATTCATCAAGGCAGTAGTAAAAGTAAGGAAATTTAATCCAAGGGAGCCACGGTATTTGCCTTCGGAGCTGGACCCTGAAGCAGAAAAAGTTCATTTAAGGCATCAAGACATGGATCAGAAAAAGAATGCCGAGGAATGGATGCTTGATTATGCACTTCAACAGGTTGTTGCAAAACTGACTCCAGAACGGAAAAGAAAAGTGGAACTTCTTGTAAAAGCATTTGAAACAGTCACTCCAACTATTGGAAGTTGA
- the LOC115952856 gene encoding calmodulin binding protein PICBP-like isoform X3, with the protein MLSLTNESSFYQNQESSDMGGTEPKKKLKKLRSVKLSRLPSLRSSTRRAKSRSNHLPIVLSANVSSSGQSTPFEMSDGSPNFVKATSSADAKKETSQNSVTRLIRRSSFKPGKSLTRMSSLRYKRPLMSKSSGGTELQRKLKKSRSMKKASFKGSSLSTRSTESGYQASPHTSESSFSSNGQIRKKTRAPNPKPVFSGNKSVRIITRTSSLKPMKVLTKMGTFKSKKNSMGRCSNTCQISDSSMRKATCSSTLKNSKFPVSSTLKNSKFPVSLELLPGGHESERNSIMKVCPYTYCSLHGHHHNDSPPLKRFISTKRSLLKTQKSMKRDSQFLKGSRSGNMKKGIQKNKMVHNGDPAARKSRRAISPIEEKAGRDFTVDIYAEPEATSNAVATSGGKDEEVNSILTDDMYNGDSESFGENFKANCLIVEPPDGYRRPILDRFVESTGSNSVVSSDIDHEPMEEEITGGEEKKGCSNDVEGKRQFKNQKYIRMWRLLYKHAVVGIDGKVENQHHLDGVDSEEQVEDGNNLLGMNNSSSSEDFSETNEDTAKESHDTYQQRNELSQIDAIKLVQEAVDNVLLQDFQDNSTDDQSITSSTSSDQELLGKSHGEGGDRSMSDSSEPAKDSMIQDTKAIWLNINTISTPKDEKAASEVGNKSDKKMPKGWSNLKRIILLKRFVKALEKVRNFKPRGPRYLSLKPDPEAEKVNLRRQTTDERKNTEEWMLDHALQQVISKLAPAQKQKVALLVEAFEKVLPLQEIETSQRSNAAVCTRANSIQSCNGFSIQSGEETCQERSYEESAENLPRKTSYLEKEFKDYPDQVGDFLTDKQQTPVKFSELGADLESCCIKTEHDILASQATKEDWKEKKIVAINLDKVDNKFILADDLPDSINSCSPEVKVPSSCDEFSLKPEDIVSTCHEEVQENGEVSREFTSSSEPCNSGSESIATREERGGAKPESQSLPGFSPIEESKHCSTADVANDTQFEKQKNMGLWGLVYKHMVSALAENDETKPHLDEAGKEEQASNANSLPVPSISNSCQNFSEINQDMEIDNKPDDQKVELQRIEAIKLVEEAIDEILLPEMQDHSTDDQQITSGINPDKELSEEKGGEGGEPFILKCKILDKDSFVESENTDSEVKRLISDSVSTQEEEKTEMKVGKKSNQQITRSWSNVKKLILLKRFIKAVVKVRKFNPREPRYLPSELDPEAEKVHLRHQDMDQKKNAEEWMLDYALQQVVAKLTPERKRKVELLVKAFETVTPTIGS; encoded by the exons ATGTTGTCATTAACCAATGAATCATCTTTTTATCAGAATCAAGAAAGTAGTGACATGGGAGGAACAGAGCCAAAGAAGAAGCTGAAGAAATTGAGGTCAGTCAAGCTTTCAAGATTGCCAAGCTTAAGATCATCCACAAGGAGGGCTAAATCTCGATCCAATCACCTTCCCATTGTCTTATCTGCTAATGTATCAAGCTCAGGGCAGTCAACTCCATTTGAAATGTCAGATGGATCTCCAAATTTTGTGAAGGCCACAAGCAGTGCAGATGCAAAGAAGGAAACTTCGCAG AATTCAGTGACAAGGTTGATAAGGAGATCAAGTTTTAAGCCTGGGAAGAGTTTAACAAGAATGTCTAGTTTGAGGTACAAGAGGCCTTTGATGAGTAAAAGCTCTGGAGGGACAGAGTTgcagaggaaactgaagaagtCAAGATCAATGAAGAAGGCAAGTTTTAAGGGGTCAAGTCTATCCACAAGAAGCACGGAATCTGGCTATCAGGCAAGTCCCCATACTTCTGAATCCAGTTTTAGTAGCAATGGtcaaattaggaaaaaaacaagAGCTCCAAATCCAAAACCAGTCTTTTCTGGTAACAAATCTGTGAGAATTATAACAAGAACATCAAGTTTGAAACCCATGAAAGTGTTAACAAAAATGGGTActttcaaatcaaagaaaaattccaTGGGGAGATGTTCTAACACATGTCAAATCTCGGACTCAAGCATGCGTAAAGCTACCTGTTCTTCAACTCTCAAGAACTCCAAATTCCCTGTTTCTTCAACTCTCAAGAACTCCAAATTCCCTGTCTCCTTGGAGCTTCTTCCTGGAGGACATGAATCTGAAAGAAATTCAATCATGAAGGTTTGTCCATACACTTACTGCTCTCTTCATGGCCATCACCATAATGATTCACCTCCATTGAAGCGCTTCATATCTACAAAGCGGAGTTTATTGAAGACCCAGAAGAGCATGAAACGGGACAGTCAATTTCTTAAAGGCAGCCGATCTGGAAATATGAAGAAAGGGATTCAGAAAAACAAAATGGTCCACAATGGAGATCCTGCAGCTCGTAAATCCCGCAGAGCTATCTCTCCCATTGAAGAAAAAGCAGGCAGGGACTTCACTGTAGATATATATGCTGAACCAGAAGCCACATCAAATGCAGTAGCCACTTCAGGTGGAAAAGATGAAG AGGTTAATTCCATTCTCACTGATGACATGTACAATGGTGATTCAGAATCATTTGGCGAAAATTTTAAGGCCAATTGTTTAATTGTTGAACCACCTGATGGATATAGAAGACCAATCCTTGATAGATTTGTGGAATCAACAGGAAGTAACAGTGTGGTCTCTTCTGATATTGATCATGAGCCAATGGAGGAAGAAATTACAGGCggtgaagaaaagaaaggatgtTCAAACGATGTAGAAGGCAAGAGGCAGTTTAAAAATCAGAAATATATCAGAATGTGGCGCTTGCTATATAAGCATGCAGTGGTAGGTATTGATGGAAAAGTTGAAAACCAGCATCATCTAGATGGAGTGGACAGTGAAGAACAAGTGGAAGATGGCAACAACTTGCTTGGAATGAACAACTCTAGTTCTTCTGAGGATTTTTCTGAAACAAATGAAGACACCGCTAAGGAAAGTCACGATACATACCAACAAAGGAATGAGCTCAGCCAGATTGATGCCATTAAGCTGGTACAAGAAGCAGTCGATAATGTCCTTCTCCAAGACTTTCAAGACAACTCAACTGATGATCAATCAATTACTAGTAGCACAAGTTCAGACCAGGAACTCTTAGGAAAGAGTCATGGTGAGGGTGGGGATCGGAGCATGTCAGATTCCAGCGAGCCTGCTAAAGACAGTATGATACAAGATACAAAAGCAATATGGCTCAACATCAATACTATTAGTACTCCCAAAGATGAGAAAGCAGCATCTGAGGTGGGAAACAAATCTGACAAGAAAATGCCCAAGGGATGGAGCAATTTGAAAAGGATAATCCTCCTCAAGAGATTTGTCAAGGCACTGGAGAAGGTGAGGAATTTCAAACCCCGAGGGCCACGATATCTATCTTTGAAGCCTGATCCAGAAGCAGAAAAAGTTAATCTGAGGCGCCAAACAACAGACGAGAGAAAAAACACTGAGGAATGGATGCTTGATCATGCACTTCAACAGGTCATTTCTAAATTAGCTCCagctcaaaaacaaaaagtagcaCTGCTTGTAGAAGCTTTTGAGAAAGTACTTCCACTTCAAGAAATTGAAACTAGCCAGAGGTCCAATGCAGCAGTTTGCACTCGAGCAAATTCCATTCAATCCTGTAATGGTTTTTCAATTCAAAGTGGAGAAGAAACATGTCAAGAAAGAAGTTATGAAGAGTCTGCTGAGAACTTGCCAAGAAAAACATCATATCTAGAGAAAGAATTCAAAGACTATCCAGACCAAGTCGGCGATTTTCTTACAGACAAACAGCAAACTCCAGTGAAATTTTCTGAGCTTGGAGCAGATTTGGAGAGTTGCTGCATTAAAACAGAACATGACATTCTTGCTTCTCAAGCCACCAAAGAAGActggaaggaaaagaaaattgttgcCATCAATCTTGATAAGGTGGACAACAAATTCATTCTTGCTGATGATCTGCCTGATTCCATCAACAGTTGTTCACCGGAGGTCAAAGTCCCCAGCTCATGTGATGAATTCTCCTTGAAGCCAGAGGACATTGTGAGCACCTGTCACGAAGAAGTTCAAGAGAATGGAGAAGTCTCCAGAGAATTTACTTCAAGTTCAGAACCTTGCAACAGTGGTTCTGAATCAATTGCAACCCGGGAAGAAAGAGGAGGAGCTAAGCCAGAATCTCAGTCCCTTCCAGGGTTTTCTCCAATTGAAGAATCTAAGCATTGTTCCACCGCTGATGTAGCAAATGATACACAAtttgaaaaacagaaaaacatgGGGCTGTGGGGCTTAGTATATAAGCACATGGTATCAGCTCTTGCAGAAAATGATGAAACCAAGCCACATCTTGATGAAGCAGGTAAAGAAGAACAAGCGAGCAATGCAAACTCATTGCCTGTACCAAGCATCTCCAATTCTTGTCAAAATTTCtcagaaataaatcaagacATGGAAATAGATAACAAGCCAGATGACCAGAAGGTTGAACTCCAACGTATTGAGGCCATTAAGCTCGTAGAAGAAGCAATTGATGAAATCCTTCTTCCAGAAATGCAAGACCACTCAACTGATGATCAACAAATCACTAGTGGCATAAATCCAGATAAAGAGCTCTCAGAAGAGAAAGGTGGTGAAGGAGGGGAACCATTCATCTTGAAGtgcaaaattttggataaaGACAGCTTCGTGGAGTCTGAAAATACAGATTCAGAAGTAAAAAGGCTCATATCTGATAGTGTCAGTACccaagaagaagagaaaacagaAATGAAGGTGGGAAAGAAATCTAACCAGCAAATAACAAGGAGCTGGAGCAATGTGAAAAAGTTGATCCTACTTAAAAGATTCATCAAGGCAGTAGTAAAAGTAAGGAAATTTAATCCAAGGGAGCCACGGTATTTGCCTTCGGAGCTGGACCCTGAAGCAGAAAAAGTTCATTTAAGGCATCAAGACATGGATCAGAAAAAGAATGCCGAGGAATGGATGCTTGATTATGCACTTCAACAGGTTGTTGCAAAACTGACTCCAGAACGGAAAAGAAAAGTGGAACTTCTTGTAAAAGCATTTGAAACAGTCACTCCAACTATTGGAAGTTGA